A window of Streptomyces gilvosporeus contains these coding sequences:
- a CDS encoding acyl-CoA dehydrogenase family protein, with protein sequence MSTLDILSEDERCIVGTVRDFVDKSVKPVARELDHSNTYPEALIEQMKRLGAFGLAVPEEYGGTPVSTPCYVLISEELARGWMSLAGAMGGHTVVAKLLLHFGTEEQKQRYLPKMATGEVRATMALTEPGGGSDLQALRTVARKDADGYEVDGAKTWITNARRSGLIALLCKTDPDAAPAHRGISLLLVEHGPGLTVSRDLPKLGYKGVESCELSFDGYRAPADAVLGGVEGRGFAQMMKGLETGRIQVAARALGVGRAALEDALAYARQRESFGRPIWKHQSIGNYLADMATALTAARQLTLYAAREADAGRRVDMEAGMAKLFASETALQIAVNAVRIHGGYGYSTEFDVERYFRDAPLMIVGEGTNEIQRNVITRQLIERGGLDA encoded by the coding sequence ATGAGCACCCTCGACATCCTGTCCGAGGACGAACGGTGCATCGTCGGCACGGTGCGCGACTTCGTCGACAAGAGCGTCAAGCCGGTCGCCCGGGAACTCGACCACAGCAACACCTACCCCGAAGCCCTGATCGAGCAGATGAAACGGCTCGGCGCCTTCGGCCTCGCCGTCCCGGAGGAGTACGGCGGCACCCCCGTCTCCACCCCCTGCTATGTGCTGATCTCCGAGGAACTCGCCCGGGGGTGGATGAGCCTGGCCGGTGCGATGGGCGGCCACACCGTGGTCGCCAAACTCCTGCTGCACTTCGGCACCGAGGAGCAAAAGCAGCGGTATCTGCCGAAGATGGCGACCGGCGAGGTACGGGCGACCATGGCCCTGACCGAACCGGGCGGCGGCTCCGACCTCCAGGCCCTGCGGACCGTCGCCCGCAAAGATGCCGACGGCTATGAGGTCGACGGCGCGAAGACCTGGATCACCAATGCGCGCCGCTCGGGGCTGATCGCGCTGCTGTGCAAGACCGACCCGGACGCGGCCCCCGCGCACCGGGGCATCTCGCTCCTCCTCGTCGAGCACGGCCCCGGCCTCACCGTCTCCCGCGACCTCCCCAAACTCGGCTACAAGGGTGTGGAGAGCTGCGAGTTGTCCTTCGACGGCTACCGCGCTCCGGCCGACGCCGTGCTCGGGGGCGTCGAGGGCCGGGGATTCGCGCAGATGATGAAGGGGCTGGAGACCGGCCGGATCCAGGTCGCCGCCCGTGCGCTGGGCGTGGGCCGGGCCGCGCTGGAGGACGCCCTTGCCTATGCCCGGCAGCGCGAGTCGTTCGGCAGGCCGATCTGGAAGCATCAGTCGATCGGCAACTACCTCGCCGACATGGCCACCGCGCTCACCGCCGCGCGCCAGCTCACCCTGTACGCGGCCAGGGAAGCCGACGCGGGGCGCCGGGTCGATATGGAGGCGGGGATGGCGAAGCTGTTCGCCTCCGAGACCGCCTTGCAGATCGCCGTCAATGCCGTCCGTATCCACGGTGGGTACGGCTATTCCACCGAGTTCGATGTGGAGCGCTACTTCCGCGATGCACCGCTGATGATCGTCGGAGAGGGGACCAACGAGATCCAGCGCAACGTGATCACACGCCAGCTCATCGAGCGCGGCGGCCTCGACGCCTGA
- a CDS encoding CaiB/BaiF CoA transferase family protein — MERPEELPLSGVTVVSVEQAVAAPFATRQLADLGARVIKVERPGGGDFARRYDTTVHGQSSYFVWLNRSKESVTLDLKTDPGRRILEQLLSEADVFVHNLAPGAIGRLGLDAGTVAERFPSLIPCAISGYGTSGPWADRKAYDLLVQCQTGLVSLTGSPQETARAGVSVADIAAGMYAYSGILTALFARATTGVARAVEVSLFEALAEWMGQPAYYTRYGGSQPPRIGTQHATIAPYGAYTAADGKDVLFSIQNEREWAALCEQFLRRPDLVDDPRFATGSARVAHREELNAIVTGRFGECDSGEVRALLDKAGIANAGVNDIEEFLAHPVLDARGRWRDVRIPGGATVAALLPPVDLAGVTVRMGDVPAVGEHTETVLAELGYGTAEIGALRADHVI; from the coding sequence ATGGAGCGCCCCGAGGAATTGCCGCTGTCCGGTGTCACCGTCGTCAGTGTCGAGCAGGCGGTGGCGGCGCCCTTCGCCACCCGGCAACTGGCCGATCTCGGGGCCCGGGTGATCAAGGTGGAACGGCCGGGAGGCGGCGACTTCGCCCGCCGGTACGACACCACCGTGCACGGCCAGTCCAGTTACTTCGTGTGGCTCAACCGGTCGAAGGAATCGGTGACACTGGACCTGAAAACGGACCCTGGGCGGCGGATCCTGGAGCAACTGCTCTCCGAAGCCGATGTGTTCGTACACAACCTCGCTCCGGGGGCGATCGGGCGGCTCGGCCTGGACGCGGGGACCGTCGCCGAGCGGTTCCCGTCGCTGATCCCCTGCGCGATCTCCGGTTACGGAACGAGCGGACCGTGGGCCGACCGTAAGGCGTACGACCTGCTCGTACAGTGTCAGACCGGCCTGGTCTCCCTGACCGGGAGCCCCCAGGAGACCGCACGGGCGGGGGTGTCGGTCGCCGATATCGCCGCCGGGATGTATGCCTACTCGGGCATCCTCACCGCCCTGTTCGCCCGCGCGACCACCGGGGTCGCCCGCGCCGTGGAGGTCTCCTTGTTCGAGGCACTGGCCGAGTGGATGGGCCAGCCCGCCTACTACACCCGCTACGGCGGCAGCCAGCCCCCGCGGATCGGCACCCAGCACGCCACGATCGCCCCCTACGGCGCCTATACCGCGGCCGACGGCAAGGACGTGCTGTTCTCCATCCAGAACGAACGCGAATGGGCCGCCCTGTGCGAGCAGTTCCTGCGGCGCCCCGACCTCGTCGACGACCCGCGGTTCGCCACCGGCTCCGCCCGGGTGGCCCACCGCGAGGAGCTGAACGCGATCGTGACCGGACGGTTCGGCGAGTGCGACAGCGGTGAGGTGAGGGCGCTGCTCGACAAGGCGGGCATCGCCAACGCCGGAGTCAATGACATCGAGGAATTCCTCGCGCACCCCGTCCTCGACGCCCGCGGCCGGTGGCGGGACGTACGGATTCCCGGGGGCGCCACCGTAGCGGCGCTGCTGCCGCCCGTGGACCTGGCCGGCGTCACGGTACGGATGGGGGACGTCCCCGCCGTCGGCGAGCACACCGAGACGGTCCTCGCCGAACTCGGCTACGGCACCGCGGAGATCGGCGCACTGCGGGCCGACCACGTCATCTGA
- a CDS encoding SDR family NAD(P)-dependent oxidoreductase yields the protein MLSRFALDGRNALVTGASRGTGRAIARAFAEAGADVAVLARTTDDLRELALEVERLGRRAVVLTCDVTEEEQIHSAVTEAIGALGPLDIVANVAGGTPTAGPFLEIPVDAWQRDMRLNFDSVLHFCRAVGPHLLQRGTGSVINVSSVAGVAGVPSRSTIAVSKAAVIALTRTLGAEWASAGVRVNAILPGWTATAETAAVRGNHDVSAGLMHAVPMHRWGTPEQIADSAVYLAGDASELVTGSCLTIDGGVSAYVGGPTLLDLLALGRLG from the coding sequence ATGCTCTCTCGATTTGCGCTCGACGGCAGGAATGCCTTGGTGACCGGGGCGTCACGCGGTACCGGACGAGCGATTGCCCGCGCCTTCGCCGAGGCGGGCGCCGATGTGGCCGTCCTCGCGCGCACCACCGACGACCTTCGTGAACTCGCCCTCGAAGTGGAGCGGTTGGGACGCAGAGCCGTCGTGCTGACCTGCGATGTCACCGAAGAGGAACAGATCCACTCCGCGGTCACCGAGGCGATCGGCGCCCTCGGCCCCTTGGACATCGTCGCGAATGTCGCGGGCGGCACCCCCACCGCGGGCCCGTTCCTGGAGATCCCGGTCGACGCCTGGCAGCGCGATATGCGCCTCAACTTCGATTCCGTATTGCACTTCTGCCGGGCCGTGGGTCCGCATCTCCTGCAACGGGGCACCGGCTCGGTGATCAACGTGTCCTCGGTGGCCGGTGTGGCCGGCGTTCCCTCCCGTTCGACGATCGCCGTATCGAAGGCCGCCGTCATCGCCCTGACGCGGACCCTCGGCGCGGAATGGGCATCGGCCGGGGTCCGGGTCAATGCGATCCTCCCGGGCTGGACCGCCACCGCGGAGACGGCAGCGGTCCGCGGGAACCACGACGTCTCCGCCGGTCTGATGCACGCCGTCCCGATGCACCGGTGGGGCACGCCCGAGCAGATCGCCGACTCCGCCGTCTACCTGGCCGGCGACGCCTCCGAGCTGGTCACCGGAAGCTGCCTGACCATCGACGGTGGTGTCTCCGCCTACGTCGGCGGCCCCACCCTGCTCGATCTGCTCGCCCTCGGACGCCTGGGCTGA
- a CDS encoding class I adenylate-forming enzyme family protein encodes MSSHPTAHHEGPPTFLTAYADTRGAQRILPRWLGGRPLATGRIGEAWHVAAQRHPSQLLTVDRPPDIDPQGPSARTFAQWAALVDEAAGWLHRLGVREWDRVALLKANHFDLLVLSSAAARIGAIPAPLSGVYGPPVDGTPVSHILLGRLERPFLVTDRAHLQRCALDADAIARLTRRTVCVDGTDGRRDLVDLASLRGGAAAATRLRAPDEPMWVTHTSGTTGVPKLVMHSATSAHGMDLVEAERWPLWMGPRDTWAFCDPFWHERVMAHQLTVATIGLRMIMLSDPLSPAVKPLLAEHRPTVVEAMPNMFLAWEDLARDPVRPFGNVRLFLNSFDAIHTRTIRTFLDASDRRVPLWIQAWSQSECGPIALRPYTRRSVRRRGKRPPVNQNLGRPVPAYGKIRAVDPETGRPLRRGEVGLIEFSQPGRCLAYVGEQERHERKRNGEWWNTGDLGVINRFGAVRLIDREIDRIAGGSAIELEDVLLDRLPQLTEIVILPAGERPPVPVYSTAGDAPLAPGAWQRAAKDLPELADPLRIRWEEFPRTGTWKVARVLLRERLLPDARPVGSGRWT; translated from the coding sequence ATGTCCTCCCACCCGACGGCGCACCACGAAGGGCCGCCCACATTCCTCACCGCGTACGCCGACACCCGTGGTGCGCAACGGATCCTCCCCCGTTGGCTGGGTGGCCGTCCCTTGGCCACCGGGCGCATCGGTGAGGCGTGGCACGTCGCGGCGCAACGGCATCCGTCCCAGCTGCTGACCGTCGACCGGCCGCCCGACATCGACCCCCAGGGCCCGTCCGCGCGGACGTTCGCGCAGTGGGCGGCGCTGGTCGACGAGGCGGCCGGCTGGCTCCACCGGCTGGGCGTGCGGGAATGGGATCGGGTGGCGCTCCTCAAGGCCAACCACTTCGATCTGCTGGTCCTGTCGTCGGCCGCGGCGCGGATCGGGGCGATTCCCGCGCCGCTGTCGGGCGTCTACGGTCCGCCGGTGGACGGTACGCCGGTCTCCCACATCCTGCTCGGGCGGCTGGAGCGGCCGTTCCTGGTCACCGACCGGGCCCATCTCCAGCGCTGTGCGCTCGACGCCGACGCCATCGCCCGGTTGACCCGGCGGACGGTGTGCGTCGACGGCACCGACGGCCGCCGTGATCTGGTGGACTTGGCGAGCCTGCGGGGCGGTGCCGCGGCCGCCACCCGGCTGCGGGCGCCGGACGAGCCGATGTGGGTGACCCATACCTCGGGTACCACCGGTGTGCCCAAGCTGGTGATGCATTCCGCGACGTCGGCGCACGGTATGGATCTGGTCGAGGCCGAGCGCTGGCCGCTGTGGATGGGCCCGCGGGACACCTGGGCGTTCTGCGACCCGTTCTGGCACGAGCGGGTGATGGCCCATCAGCTCACGGTGGCGACCATCGGGCTGCGCATGATCATGCTCTCCGACCCGCTGTCGCCTGCGGTCAAACCCCTGCTGGCCGAGCACCGGCCCACCGTGGTGGAGGCCATGCCCAATATGTTCCTGGCCTGGGAGGACCTGGCACGGGACCCGGTCCGTCCGTTCGGCAACGTCCGGCTGTTCCTCAACTCCTTCGACGCGATCCACACTCGCACCATCCGCACCTTCCTGGACGCCAGCGACCGTCGCGTACCGCTGTGGATCCAGGCGTGGAGCCAGAGCGAATGCGGCCCGATCGCCCTGCGGCCGTACACGCGCCGCTCGGTCCGGCGGCGCGGCAAGCGACCGCCGGTCAACCAGAACCTCGGCCGGCCGGTTCCGGCGTACGGGAAGATCCGGGCCGTGGACCCGGAGACCGGGCGGCCGCTGCGCCGGGGCGAGGTCGGCCTGATCGAGTTCTCGCAGCCCGGCCGCTGTCTGGCCTACGTCGGGGAGCAGGAGCGGCACGAGCGCAAACGCAACGGCGAGTGGTGGAACACCGGGGACCTCGGGGTGATCAACCGGTTCGGGGCGGTCCGGCTGATCGACCGGGAGATCGACCGGATCGCCGGCGGCAGCGCCATCGAGCTGGAGGACGTGCTGTTGGACCGGCTGCCCCAGCTGACCGAGATCGTGATCCTCCCGGCCGGCGAGCGGCCACCGGTGCCGGTCTACAGCACCGCGGGCGACGCTCCGCTCGCGCCCGGCGCATGGCAGCGGGCGGCCAAGGACCTGCCGGAGCTGGCGGATCCGCTGCGCATCCGCTGGGAGGAGTTCCCGCGGACCGGCACCTGGAAGGTCGCCAGGGTGCTGCTGCGGGAGCGGCTGCTGCCCGATGCGCGGCCCGTCGGTTCCGGGCGTTGGACGTGA
- a CDS encoding AMP-binding protein, producing MTPHTLTGLLESAASSAGTVRFLGLPSGPPVRQMPFADLWRRAEAAAARFRDLGAGPGEPVGLLMEAAPNCLSTLLGAWRAGLTAVSLPRPGRGVTAAEHRSALADICRRMEIDVLAVPGASLGLVSGLAGRVVDVASCADHGRRWEATGAGGLVQFSSGSTGTVKGVRLASEAIGANVLALLDRLGGAAEGMVCCSWCPLSHDMGLVAATLATLAGMGQPCAARELTLMPPHWFLRSWLPACADRSATVTWTPDFALELAARSMGAGGGPGGDLRALRAVVVGAEPVRGESLRRFAAAMAPYGFDATALCPGYGMAEASVAVSLVAPHQHWTSVQVEPAALGELRWEPVRNGIELVSCGPPVAGVQARVAGEVGRIELRGDCLMTGYAGDVEPVWADGWLVTDDLAAVRDGELYLVGRADDVILTLGRTLYPADLEATVSGVLALGTGHCAAVADGAGGYVFIAERRRNTAASNGSWAEACRLARRGLVERHGVGPSAGIVVASGALPRTSSGKLRRQRLHELYVQGLLPVETAVRFGPSRDEGMRG from the coding sequence ATGACACCGCATACCCTCACCGGCCTGCTGGAGTCGGCCGCCTCCAGCGCCGGCACCGTGCGCTTCCTCGGTCTGCCCTCGGGGCCGCCGGTCCGGCAGATGCCGTTCGCGGATCTGTGGCGGCGCGCCGAGGCCGCCGCCGCACGATTCCGGGATCTGGGGGCCGGTCCGGGGGAACCCGTCGGGCTGCTGATGGAGGCCGCACCGAACTGTCTCAGCACGCTGCTGGGAGCCTGGCGGGCGGGACTGACCGCGGTCTCGCTGCCCCGGCCGGGCCGTGGGGTCACCGCCGCGGAGCACCGGTCGGCCCTGGCGGACATCTGCCGGCGGATGGAGATCGACGTACTCGCCGTGCCCGGCGCATCCCTAGGCCTGGTCTCGGGGTTGGCCGGGCGGGTCGTCGACGTCGCCTCGTGTGCGGACCATGGCCGACGGTGGGAGGCGACCGGTGCGGGCGGCCTGGTGCAGTTCTCCTCCGGCAGTACCGGCACCGTCAAGGGCGTGCGGCTGGCCTCCGAGGCGATCGGCGCGAACGTGCTGGCGCTGCTGGACCGGCTGGGCGGTGCCGCGGAGGGGATGGTGTGCTGTTCGTGGTGTCCGCTCTCGCATGACATGGGGCTCGTCGCCGCCACCTTGGCCACGTTGGCGGGGATGGGACAGCCCTGTGCCGCCCGGGAGTTGACCCTGATGCCGCCGCACTGGTTCCTGCGCAGCTGGTTGCCGGCCTGCGCCGACCGGTCGGCCACGGTCACCTGGACGCCGGACTTCGCGCTGGAGTTGGCGGCGCGGTCCATGGGCGCGGGCGGCGGCCCCGGCGGCGATCTGCGGGCGCTGCGGGCCGTGGTCGTCGGCGCGGAACCGGTGCGCGGGGAGAGCCTGCGCCGCTTCGCCGCCGCGATGGCACCGTACGGTTTCGACGCGACCGCGCTGTGTCCGGGCTACGGCATGGCCGAGGCGTCGGTCGCGGTGAGTCTGGTGGCACCTCATCAGCACTGGACATCGGTGCAGGTCGAGCCGGCCGCGCTCGGGGAGCTGCGCTGGGAGCCGGTGCGGAACGGGATCGAGCTGGTCTCCTGCGGCCCTCCGGTGGCCGGCGTCCAGGCGCGGGTGGCGGGCGAGGTGGGCCGGATCGAGCTGCGCGGCGACTGTCTGATGACCGGGTACGCCGGCGATGTGGAGCCGGTGTGGGCCGACGGCTGGCTGGTCACCGACGACCTGGCGGCCGTGCGGGACGGCGAGCTGTACCTCGTGGGGCGGGCCGACGACGTGATCCTCACGCTGGGCCGCACGCTTTACCCCGCCGATCTGGAGGCGACCGTGAGCGGGGTCCTGGCACTTGGGACGGGTCACTGCGCGGCGGTGGCGGACGGCGCCGGCGGCTATGTCTTCATCGCCGAGCGGCGGCGCAACACGGCCGCCTCGAACGGCAGTTGGGCGGAGGCGTGCCGGCTGGCCAGGCGGGGGCTGGTCGAACGGCACGGCGTCGGCCCGTCGGCGGGCATCGTCGTGGCGTCCGGTGCCCTGCCGCGCACGTCGAGCGGGAAGCTCCGGCGACAACGCCTGCACGAGCTGTACGTCCAGGGCCTGTTGCCGGTGGAGACCGCCGTCCGTTTCGGCCCTTCCAGGGATGAAGGGATGAGGGGGTGA
- a CDS encoding acyl-CoA thioesterase: MRSVGYDCRYVMPCDTSLFTPHQLQPVMAGRIANTAVARWLCEHLVSYRRLLAEYRTGLVVWSVHLRYERPLRFEDADELRVEVEGRVRYGGRQVEWVICIGARIPQAPAVAVRVCLVTVPVRLDGDAALSARPALLGPELLRRFPGDEPVGTPYLSPVPALRRDLEGAEAPLARSAAPFVIHRAACEVADQWAWTELVALAAAGRERLILDHAEHIPQVRAGLRDPLRVVDAQLASPCCLLDAGEVVSSAWHRSRRVAFTHVVRSRGSDHAVVVERW, encoded by the coding sequence GTGAGGTCGGTGGGGTACGACTGCCGGTACGTCATGCCGTGTGACACGAGTCTGTTCACCCCGCACCAGCTCCAGCCGGTCATGGCGGGCCGCATCGCCAACACGGCGGTCGCCCGCTGGCTCTGTGAGCATCTGGTCAGCTACCGAAGGCTGCTGGCCGAGTACCGCACCGGTCTGGTCGTCTGGTCGGTGCACCTCCGCTACGAACGTCCGCTGCGCTTCGAGGACGCCGATGAGCTGCGGGTCGAGGTCGAGGGGCGGGTGCGGTACGGCGGCCGGCAGGTGGAGTGGGTGATCTGCATCGGCGCGCGCATCCCCCAGGCCCCGGCCGTGGCGGTGCGGGTGTGCCTGGTGACGGTCCCCGTCCGGCTGGACGGGGACGCCGCGCTGTCCGCACGGCCGGCGCTGCTCGGGCCCGAGCTCCTGCGCCGGTTCCCCGGTGACGAGCCCGTCGGCACTCCGTATCTCTCCCCGGTGCCCGCGCTCCGCCGGGATCTGGAGGGTGCGGAGGCTCCCCTGGCCCGGTCCGCGGCGCCGTTCGTGATCCACCGGGCGGCCTGCGAGGTGGCCGACCAATGGGCCTGGACCGAGCTGGTCGCCCTGGCCGCGGCCGGGCGGGAGCGGCTGATCCTCGACCACGCGGAGCACATCCCGCAGGTGCGCGCGGGGCTGCGGGATCCGCTGCGCGTCGTGGACGCCCAACTCGCCAGTCCCTGCTGTCTGCTGGACGCGGGCGAGGTGGTCAGCAGCGCCTGGCACCGGAGCCGCCGGGTGGCCTTCACCCATGTGGTGCGGTCCCGGGGAAGCGACCATGCGGTGGTGGTGGAGCGATGGTGA
- a CDS encoding acyl-CoA dehydrogenase family protein has translation MVSRAVYRSSTALEAALGDPFDPAAPVPYRRVVALDEREQRPEEAFEAAGRWGFARHLIPQGDGGRLACFEELLGLLRVLARRDPVLAVGHGASLFAALPVWMWGNAAQRALVAERLAAGEFGAVAISEAGAGSDLFATTTAATRTPAGFRLNGEKWLISNATRGTFCTVLARSGRHLGLFLVDKRALPADRFRHLPKVPTLGLRGNDLSGIAFDGCEIPAGAQVGEAGRGVEMLLSASSYVRVLACGIALGAADGAVRIAVAWARERRLYGRELLALPAVRERLSAACTDLLTAECVAISAARALTFGADRARLWSSVAKYVVPLLCERAVRNAARVLGARFYLREGAASGMLQKFARDLAATGIVDGTSMVQLHLIASALRSVTAPHPGNRGTALNLEGLFSPATPAPLWHPRRTGPALGPVVRDEITQEWHGPCLDGRFALLDAERTGLIRHIRVLTWTDGPPRAAFALARRHCLLHAAAACGHTWVHHRRLLDPELAAPHWPAACWDRLLAMLGRTPPGPSAAACEEDLVNWLVRTCDERRWPSLIPPQPPASKG, from the coding sequence ATGGTGAGCCGTGCCGTGTATCGCTCGTCGACGGCTCTGGAAGCCGCCCTGGGCGACCCGTTCGACCCCGCAGCCCCGGTCCCGTACCGCAGGGTGGTCGCGCTGGACGAGCGGGAGCAGCGCCCGGAGGAGGCGTTCGAGGCGGCCGGGCGGTGGGGCTTCGCCCGCCATCTGATCCCGCAGGGCGACGGCGGGCGGCTGGCCTGTTTCGAGGAACTGCTGGGTCTGCTACGGGTGTTGGCCCGTCGCGACCCCGTTCTGGCCGTGGGCCACGGCGCGTCCCTCTTCGCCGCCCTGCCGGTCTGGATGTGGGGGAACGCGGCACAGCGCGCTCTGGTGGCCGAGCGGCTGGCCGCCGGCGAGTTCGGGGCCGTCGCGATCAGCGAGGCCGGGGCCGGAAGCGATCTGTTCGCGACGACGACGGCGGCGACCCGCACACCGGCGGGCTTTCGGCTGAACGGCGAGAAATGGCTGATCAGCAACGCGACCCGGGGGACGTTCTGCACGGTACTGGCCCGCAGCGGCCGGCACCTGGGGCTGTTCCTCGTGGACAAGCGCGCCCTCCCGGCGGACCGCTTCCGGCATCTGCCGAAGGTCCCGACGCTCGGCCTGCGTGGCAACGACCTGAGCGGAATCGCCTTCGACGGCTGCGAGATCCCCGCCGGTGCGCAGGTGGGCGAGGCGGGCCGCGGGGTGGAGATGCTGCTGTCCGCTTCCTCCTACGTACGCGTGCTGGCCTGCGGAATCGCCCTGGGCGCCGCCGACGGGGCGGTGCGCATCGCGGTCGCCTGGGCACGCGAGCGCAGACTGTACGGCCGGGAACTGCTGGCGTTGCCGGCCGTACGGGAACGGCTGTCGGCGGCCTGCACGGACCTTCTGACGGCGGAGTGCGTCGCAATCTCGGCCGCCCGCGCGCTGACGTTCGGCGCGGACCGGGCCCGTCTGTGGTCCTCGGTCGCCAAGTACGTGGTGCCGCTGCTGTGCGAACGGGCGGTACGGAATGCGGCGCGGGTGCTGGGCGCCCGGTTCTATCTGCGGGAGGGGGCGGCCTCGGGCATGCTCCAGAAGTTTGCGCGCGATCTCGCCGCGACCGGCATCGTGGACGGGACCTCCATGGTGCAGCTGCACCTCATCGCCTCCGCGCTCAGAAGCGTGACCGCCCCGCACCCGGGGAACCGGGGCACCGCCCTGAACCTGGAGGGCCTGTTCTCGCCGGCCACACCGGCACCTTTGTGGCACCCCCGGCGCACCGGGCCGGCGCTGGGCCCGGTCGTGCGGGACGAGATCACCCAGGAGTGGCACGGCCCCTGCCTCGACGGCCGGTTCGCGCTCCTCGATGCCGAACGGACCGGCCTCATCCGCCACATCCGCGTGCTGACCTGGACCGACGGCCCACCCCGTGCCGCCTTCGCGCTGGCCCGCCGGCACTGCCTGCTGCACGCGGCCGCCGCCTGCGGGCACACGTGGGTGCACCACCGCCGGCTCCTGGACCCCGAACTGGCCGCCCCCCACTGGCCGGCCGCGTGCTGGGACCGGCTGCTGGCGATGCTCGGTCGCACTCCCCCGGGGCCCTCCGCCGCCGCGTGCGAGGAGGACCTCGTCAACTGGCTCGTGCGCACCTGCGACGAGCGCCGCTGGCCCTCGCTGATTCCCCCGCAACCACCAGCGAGCAAGGGATGA
- a CDS encoding acyl carrier protein, with product MDRATAAAALRSGDADRSAHAAAYLRALLAGCLGTTPDHVTLERPLEAQGFDSVTVAGISVLIEEDLGVRVPIAELARTGLGELARRLASATRTDEGEAGADGPVDRSR from the coding sequence ATGGACAGAGCAACGGCCGCGGCGGCACTGCGGTCCGGTGACGCGGACCGCTCCGCCCACGCCGCCGCCTACCTGCGCGCACTGCTCGCGGGCTGCCTCGGCACCACACCCGACCACGTCACGCTCGAACGGCCCCTGGAGGCGCAGGGCTTCGATTCCGTGACCGTCGCCGGTATCTCGGTGCTCATCGAGGAGGACCTGGGAGTCCGCGTGCCGATCGCCGAACTCGCCAGGACCGGCCTGGGGGAACTCGCCCGTCGCCTGGCATCCGCCACCCGCACGGATGAGGGGGAGGCCGGCGCCGATGGCCCTGTGGACCGCTCACGATGA
- a CDS encoding acyl-CoA dehydrogenase family protein — MALWTAHDDLAALVRERWGALLARVNADVSERYAAGEPLPRWFAKAAADSGLTSFAVPREAGGQGAGPRAWGRVLEEIGYLCEDDAVPYTVSMQAGIATALWEADRRAPARRYVPPIVEGTSLAALAYSEDADPFAPSTLLHHTGDGFLLTGHKTHVSGAALADVFLTYARDDNGDMVALIVERDDPGVRLGPTASVGHRTNGPRTLTFRDTPVPADRIVAARDGLGHAQCFLNARRLVAACGPLGRARALLERCARRTASTTRYGRPLSELPNVQGALGRMYIALEAAQAMLHRAFDRAESGRCDPLFDPVVTAAKHFVVEQLRFVTDQSFRVLGGHSCYGDPRYGRALRDVTDLIVAAGAQDTLEVLLGTVAVSACHTSSRKDDPS; from the coding sequence ATGGCCCTGTGGACCGCTCACGATGACCTGGCGGCCCTGGTGCGCGAGCGCTGGGGTGCGCTGCTGGCCAGGGTGAACGCCGATGTGTCCGAGCGGTACGCGGCCGGTGAACCGCTGCCCCGGTGGTTCGCGAAGGCCGCGGCCGACTCCGGCCTGACCTCGTTCGCGGTGCCGCGCGAAGCCGGCGGGCAGGGCGCCGGACCCCGCGCGTGGGGGAGGGTCCTGGAGGAGATCGGCTATCTGTGCGAGGACGATGCGGTGCCGTACACGGTGAGCATGCAGGCGGGCATCGCGACGGCGCTGTGGGAAGCGGACCGCCGCGCGCCGGCCCGGCGGTATGTGCCGCCGATCGTCGAGGGGACCTCGCTGGCGGCCCTGGCGTACTCCGAGGACGCGGACCCGTTCGCGCCGTCCACGCTGCTGCACCACACCGGCGACGGCTTTCTGCTCACCGGGCACAAGACCCATGTCAGCGGCGCCGCGCTGGCCGACGTCTTCCTCACCTACGCCCGCGACGACAACGGCGACATGGTGGCCCTGATCGTGGAGCGCGACGACCCCGGGGTGCGGCTGGGGCCCACCGCGTCCGTGGGGCACCGCACCAACGGCCCCCGCACGCTGACTTTTCGCGACACCCCCGTCCCGGCCGACCGGATCGTGGCCGCGCGGGACGGACTGGGCCATGCGCAGTGCTTCCTCAACGCGCGGCGCCTGGTGGCCGCGTGCGGGCCGCTGGGCCGGGCCCGCGCACTCCTGGAACGGTGCGCGCGCCGCACGGCCAGCACCACCCGCTACGGACGCCCGCTGTCCGAACTACCCAACGTACAAGGCGCGTTGGGGCGGATGTACATCGCGCTGGAGGCCGCGCAGGCGATGCTCCACCGCGCCTTCGACCGCGCCGAAAGCGGCCGGTGCGATCCCCTCTTCGACCCCGTCGTCACGGCCGCGAAGCACTTCGTCGTCGAGCAACTCCGTTTCGTCACCGACCAGTCCTTCCGGGTGCTCGGCGGCCATTCCTGCTACGGGGATCCGCGCTACGGCAGGGCGCTGCGCGACGTCACCGACCTGATCGTGGCCGCCGGAGCGCAGGACACCTTGGAAGTGCTGCTGGGGACGGTGGCGGTATCGGCCTGCCACACCTCTTCGCGAAAGGACGACCCGTCATGA